TGGCTTTTTTTTATTTTCTACCTTCCAAGTTTTCAAATAAAAATAATGAGTTTATAAAATTGATACGATAATATGGCAGTATGGCTAAGTAATTTGCAATACTAAGGTATAACGTATTGTAATTACTTATAAATAATATAGGCAAAAATATGAACTCATCTTTTATACCCAAAGAAAAAAATTTTATTAAAGAAATTCCGTTACCTAGGGGGGCTTTATCAATAGAGGTAGAATATAAAGCCAAATCTTCATATCCTGTTATTCCTAGCCCTTCTATTGAAGGAACTATTGGAAAGCAAATTGTTGCTCCCACTTACTCGCAAGAGCAACATGAAACATGGAAAAAAATGTTGAAAAGGCAGCAAATATTAGTCCAAGAGCATTTATGTGAAGAGTATTTATTAGGTACAAAAGCCTTGAAATTTCCAGCAGATAGAATACCAAATTTAGCGCAATCAAGTATTGAATTAGAAAAATGCACCCAATGGCAAATCATACGAGCAGAAGGTTTAGTGTCACCAATAAACTTTTTTGCTCTTTTGGCAAACAAAGTTTTCCCGTGTACAGATTTTATCAGGCATATGGATGAAATAGATTATACCCCAGCACCAGATACATTTCATGATCAAATAGGTCATTTACCTATGCTCACAAACCCCCGATTTGCTGAATTTTTTCATTTATTTGGTATTGCAGGTGCAAATGCAAAAACAGAAGAAGAAATTAGTTGGTTTAATCGAATTTATTGGTTTACGGTTGAATTTGGTTTAATTAATCCTACAGCACATCATGGTAAAGAAAGAAAAGCTCAATTAACACGTATTTATGGCGCAGGTATAGCTTCTTCTTGTGGCGAAATAGTATATAGTTTATCTAGCAAGGTCAAAAAAATTCCTTTTGATATTGATGTTATCATTGAAACTGATTTTGATATTCATCATATGCAAGATCAATTATTTGAAATTTCTTCATTTGATGAATTAGAAAATAAATTCAGAGAATGGGCCAAGAAAAAGGGATTTTTGCTGTAATAATAAAGCAGAAAAGGAATGTATATGTTAGCTAAATCAGCTCAAAAATTTCTGTTTTTCTTTTCATTAGCATTCTTTTTTTGTAAAGTTCAAGCAAGTAATAGATTAAATTTATGCGGTGAAATTATGTCACCTTATTTTATTAAATCAGAAACAAATATTTTATCAGGAATAGATATTGAAATATTAAAAGTAATATTTAATAAAATTCAAGTGAATTATGATATTGAAGAAATGGCTTGGCCTAAATGTGAAGAAGGTTTGAAAACAGGAAAATATGACGGTGCTCTAGGTACTTCCAAAAATTCAGCAAGAGAACAATTTTTATATTATCCAAAAAATATTTCTTGGAGTTCAGAGTTTGTTTTTTTCACCACACAAGAATTTAAAAAAAATAATCCCAGAGTAGATTATGAAAAAATTGCTAAAAATAATTTGAGAGTAGGGGTTATTGAAAAAAATTCGTATCATCCTTCATTTTGGGAAGCTTTGCCTTGGGTTGATGAGACAAAAGGAATTTATAATAAGCAAATAGAACCATCTAAAAATGTAGAAACGAATTTATTGAAACTAAGTAAACGCAGAATTGATCTTTATCCTCAAGATAAACAAATAGGTCTTTCTAGTATCAAAAAATTAAATATTGGTGATTTAGATTATTACGAAAATATTTTGTTTAAAAAAGATTACTATGTTGTTTTTTCTAGATATTCTCAATATTCTACAGAAAAATATAAAACCATATTAGATGTTGTGAAAGAATATGATACAGAAATTTCAATCTTTAAAAGAACAAATCAATATAAAAAGTTGTTTTTGCACAATTAATAACAATTAAATGTGTTCTTATCTTTAAAATAGCAGTTACTTTCAGGAACTGTTAGCATTATATGTACATAAAAGTTTTCTTCTGTTGAACTGCAGGTTATTAAATTAATATATGTACCATTTAAATCTTGCAAAGGCTCAATACTTAACTTGTTCCAATGTGTAATATTATTTACTTTAAAATCCATTTTTGTTGTATTGTTATTTTTTTCTGTGGCATAAATATACCAATCATTCAAAGTATCAACGACAGATACATAATTACCAGCTGGTAAAGCAGGGCAAATATACTCTTTTGCTGTTGAAAAAGTTGGAATTAACGTAAGTAGAATAAGTATATTATTAAGTTTCATAAAAATTTTTCTCCAACAAGGAATTAAAATATGAAGTAGTTTAGTCTCGATCTAACAAAATTAAATTGGGTAGTCAATGAATTATGTTTAAATAAAATAAAAGCATACCATTTAAAATTGGAAATATTTAATTAAATTATGAAAAATAATTTTAAAATTAAATGAAAAGGAAATAGCAATTAATAACAGCAAAAAATATTATTTTCTTTAAAGTGACAACTTCTTTCTGGAATTAATAAAATAGCTTGTATAGTAAAATTATCCTCATAAGAATAGCAACTTATGACATTATTTAAATTACTTTCAACATATTCAATTGGTTCTATTGTTTTTCTTTCCCAAACAACTTTGGTATCAATAAAAAAATTGTTTAAAGAATTTTTACTATTTTTTTGTGTTGCATAAAAACTCCAATTTCCATATTTATTAATGTTTAAAGAATAAGTTCCTTTAGAAATATCAGGACATCTATATTCTTTAGAAAAAGAACAAGAATGATATGAAATTAAAATAGCTATAAAAATTATTTTGATATTCATTCTTATATCCCCATTGAATTATTGAACTAAAATTTAAGTAACAAATAATATTTGTATAGTCAATTAAAATAATAGATATTTATTATCTAAATTACCAAAAATATTTTATACTATATGAATTTATTTGTTTTTTATTAATTAATTTTAATTTTATTTTTTATTAGAAAGATCCCAAGCTGAAAGAGCTGTATTTAAAAGTAACATAGCAATAGTCATAGGCCCAACTCCTCCAGGAACTGGAGTTAAAGCGCTAGCTTTTTCTTTTACACTTGGATGTACATCGCCACAGAGTTTACCATCAATTTTTCTATGAATACCGACATCTACAACAATTGCACTATTAGAAACATAATCGCTTGTAATCATTTCAGGTTGACCTGCTGCTGCAATAATTATTTCAGCTGATTGACAAATTTCTTTTAAATTTTTTGTTTTTGAATGCGCAAAAGTAACAGTAGCGTCGTCTGAAAGAAGTAATAAACCCATAGGTTTGCCAACTATATTGCTTCTACCAATAACTACAGCATTTTTTCCTGAAAGTTGAATACCATATGCATGGAGTAAAACCATAACTCCAAAAGGTGTACAAGCCACTGCTGAATTAAATTCACCCGTAGCTAAAGAACCCATATTATGAGCAAGAAATCCATCAACATCTTTCGATGGCAATATAGAGTTTAGTATATTTGTTGAATTAAATTTTTTTGGTAAAGGGAGTTGAACTAATATACCATTTATATTTTCATCATTATTTAAAGACTCTATTAAATTAATAATTTTTTGTTCAGAATATTCATCTTCATTTAGAATATAAGATTTCGATAAAAATCCAGCTTCTTTAAAAATTTTTATTTTATTATTTACATAAACTTTTGAAGCAGGATCGTTCCCAATTAAAATTACAGCTAGGCAAGGGATTTTTCTTCCATTAATTAAAGTTTGAGATTGTTGCACAAAATTGTTACTTAACTTTTTTCCATCAAGAATTTTACATTTTGTATTTTCAAAGTAAGCACAATCTAAAGTAAGATCTGGTATCATAAAACCATTGCTTTCTGCTCTTTTAAATGCTTTCATAATGCTCCTAAAAAAATAAAACCCTTCTTAGAAAACTAAGAAGGGAGAAAAAATTGGATCATCCAACTATTTCTAACGTACTTTTCCTTACCAAATATGGGTATTCATTAAAAAAGTTTTTAACCTTTTTCAATATTCTTTCACATTCTTTTGAATCAATAATACCTGCAGCTACATTACGTTTTAATTGCATTTCATAACTTGCAATGATTTCTTCATCTTTATAGTTCATGATGCGCAAAATTTCACCAACATCTTCTCCTTTAACTTCTTCAACAGAATTAATTTGTCCTTCATTACTAATTCTAACAATTAACTCATTTACTGCACCAAATAAATTATGATTATTTCCAAGCGCTTCTTGATAAGCTCCAACTAAGAAAAAACCAATATAATAAGGTTCATTAGATTTTGGAATATGTAGAGCTAAAGAATGTTTTATATCTCTTTTATCAACAAATTTATCAAGACAACCATCGCTATCACATGTTAAATCCATAATAACGCCATGATGTTCTGTTTTTTCATTCAAACGCGTTATAGGCATAACTGGGAAGAGTTGGTCTATGCCTAATGAATCAGGAATGGACTGAAACATTGAAAAGTTAGCCATGTATTTACCAAATTGATTTTTTTCTAACTCGTCAAATTCTTCTAGTTGCATTCCTGAATTACGATAAAAATTTAAAGCCTTTTTACAAAGAGCGTAATAAATAACTTCTGCTTTTGCTCTTTCTTCAATTTCTAAATAACCAAGACTGAACAAAGTAAATAATTCATCACGATATTGTAAAGCATCATGAAAGTATTCGACAAAGTTTTTTCCATTCATGTAGGATAATGAATTGATCATGTCACCTAAAATGCGGTGATCGGTTGGAGAAATTTTCCATTCTTCTAAATCACCACCTGTTTTTTCGACTTCACGCACATCCGTAATTAAAACAGCATGATATGCAGCGACAGCGCGTCCACTTTCACTTACAATATGTGGAGTTTTGCAATTTTCTGACTTACAGACATCTTGAATGATGTAAATGACATCGTTAGCAAATTCTTGAATTGTGTAATTGTGGCTTACATAAAAGCTTGTTTTGCTACCATCGTAATCGACTCCAATACCTCCACCGATATTTAAGTAATGCAGATTGAACCCGCTTTTGAGAATTTTTGCATAAACTCTTGCAGCTTCTTTCATGGCAGATTTTACTTTTTTAATTTCTGTAATTTGTGAGCCAATATGGTAGTGAATCATAACTAACTTCTCTTTTAAACCTGCTTCTTCCAGCAAATAAAGAGCTTCCATCATTTCAACACTATTCAAGCCAAATTTACTACCAATTCCGCCAGATTTTTCCCACATACCTGAGCCTTTAGAGTAAAGTTTAGCTCTTAGGCCTATGTCGACGCAAAATCCTACTTTTTTGGCGTGATTTATGATGAATTTTAATTCATCGGTTCCTTCAATAACAAGAACAACATTTTTCCCCATTTTCTTTGCATCAAATGCTAATTCTATGAAATGTGAATCTTTAAATCCATTGCAGACAAAAAGAGCTTCAGGATGGATATCGTAAGCTAAAGCGGCAAAGAGTTCTGGTTTTGTACCAACTTCTAGCCCATAAATATGTTTTTTTCCACTGCTAACTAGGTCATCAATAAATTCTTTTCTTTGATTGACTTTAAAAGGGAAGACAGCCCGCAGTTCTCCGTCATATTTAAATTCTTCCATTGCTCCCCTGAAAGCATTTTGTAATCTCGTCAATTGTGTGTCGAGAATTTGCGGAAACCTAAGAATAAATGGTGTCTTCACCTTTATTTCTGTGGCATGGTCGACAATCTTTGCAAGATCAATTGCGACTTGTTTGTTACCAAAAGGATAAACTTCTACGGTACCTTGTTCAGATATACCAAAGTATCCAGAACCCCAATCATCTATGCCA
This is a stretch of genomic DNA from Pigmentibacter ruber. It encodes these proteins:
- a CDS encoding phenylalanine 4-monooxygenase produces the protein MNSSFIPKEKNFIKEIPLPRGALSIEVEYKAKSSYPVIPSPSIEGTIGKQIVAPTYSQEQHETWKKMLKRQQILVQEHLCEEYLLGTKALKFPADRIPNLAQSSIELEKCTQWQIIRAEGLVSPINFFALLANKVFPCTDFIRHMDEIDYTPAPDTFHDQIGHLPMLTNPRFAEFFHLFGIAGANAKTEEEISWFNRIYWFTVEFGLINPTAHHGKERKAQLTRIYGAGIASSCGEIVYSLSSKVKKIPFDIDVIIETDFDIHHMQDQLFEISSFDELENKFREWAKKKGFLL
- a CDS encoding substrate-binding periplasmic protein, with the translated sequence MLAKSAQKFLFFFSLAFFFCKVQASNRLNLCGEIMSPYFIKSETNILSGIDIEILKVIFNKIQVNYDIEEMAWPKCEEGLKTGKYDGALGTSKNSAREQFLYYPKNISWSSEFVFFTTQEFKKNNPRVDYEKIAKNNLRVGVIEKNSYHPSFWEALPWVDETKGIYNKQIEPSKNVETNLLKLSKRRIDLYPQDKQIGLSSIKKLNIGDLDYYENILFKKDYYVVFSRYSQYSTEKYKTILDVVKEYDTEISIFKRTNQYKKLFLHN
- a CDS encoding bifunctional 5,10-methylenetetrahydrofolate dehydrogenase/5,10-methenyltetrahydrofolate cyclohydrolase gives rise to the protein MKAFKRAESNGFMIPDLTLDCAYFENTKCKILDGKKLSNNFVQQSQTLINGRKIPCLAVILIGNDPASKVYVNNKIKIFKEAGFLSKSYILNEDEYSEQKIINLIESLNNDENINGILVQLPLPKKFNSTNILNSILPSKDVDGFLAHNMGSLATGEFNSAVACTPFGVMVLLHAYGIQLSGKNAVVIGRSNIVGKPMGLLLLSDDATVTFAHSKTKNLKEICQSAEIIIAAAGQPEMITSDYVSNSAIVVDVGIHRKIDGKLCGDVHPSVKEKASALTPVPGGVGPMTIAMLLLNTALSAWDLSNKK
- the speA gene encoding biosynthetic arginine decarboxylase, with protein sequence MIKNVIQESRDLYGIDDWGSGYFGISEQGTVEVYPFGNKQVAIDLAKIVDHATEIKVKTPFILRFPQILDTQLTRLQNAFRGAMEEFKYDGELRAVFPFKVNQRKEFIDDLVSSGKKHIYGLEVGTKPELFAALAYDIHPEALFVCNGFKDSHFIELAFDAKKMGKNVVLVIEGTDELKFIINHAKKVGFCVDIGLRAKLYSKGSGMWEKSGGIGSKFGLNSVEMMEALYLLEEAGLKEKLVMIHYHIGSQITEIKKVKSAMKEAARVYAKILKSGFNLHYLNIGGGIGVDYDGSKTSFYVSHNYTIQEFANDVIYIIQDVCKSENCKTPHIVSESGRAVAAYHAVLITDVREVEKTGGDLEEWKISPTDHRILGDMINSLSYMNGKNFVEYFHDALQYRDELFTLFSLGYLEIEERAKAEVIYYALCKKALNFYRNSGMQLEEFDELEKNQFGKYMANFSMFQSIPDSLGIDQLFPVMPITRLNEKTEHHGVIMDLTCDSDGCLDKFVDKRDIKHSLALHIPKSNEPYYIGFFLVGAYQEALGNNHNLFGAVNELIVRISNEGQINSVEEVKGEDVGEILRIMNYKDEEIIASYEMQLKRNVAAGIIDSKECERILKKVKNFFNEYPYLVRKSTLEIVG